ATCTTCGAAGAGTTGATTTGCCGGCGGCAGATTCGCAGCGTCCAGCTGTTTTTGTAAACGTTCGTACTCGGGGACGAAGCGCATGTCGCTTGCGCCCGTGGCGATGGGACTTAATCCGTCGTACAAGCTTGCGCCCACTTGCAACGAAGTGGGGACAAATCGCCCGGCGACGGAGTAGGTGTAATACCACCAGGGAGACATCGTCAGCGCGAGTCCCACCATCATCAGCACGCCAATCTGCAACTGCTTCACTCGCTCGACAGTCAGCACGATGCCGATGCCCAGCGCGAAAGGAGTGAACAGTAACCAACTGGGTCGCATCAGCGTGGCCACTCCCGCCGCAACACCAGCGAGTAACGAATAGATCACTACGTCGCGGCGCGAACTTGCTCGCCAGGCTGCCAGCCAGGCGATGAGCTGCGCGATCATTAACGGAGTGAAGGGTGCTTCGCTTAATACGAACACACTTTGGGCAATCGCTTCGGGATAGACCGTCACCGCGAGGGCGGTAAGAAGTGCCGTTCGATCGTCGAACATCTGCCACGCCAGCGCGGCAGCGAGCGCCACCGTAAGTGTGCCGAGGAGTGCCGAAAGGAAGCGACCACTCATGACTGAAACATCGTGGCCACCGGCAACAAAGAGCACGCTCAACAGCAGTGGATAACCGGGGGTACGGAAGACTCGATAGCGCTCGGGGCCAAACTCATAAGGCTGACCAGCGGCAATTGTCTGTCCCAGTTGCCAATAACTTTCACTATCAGGAAAACCAAACCGCTGGCCCGCTGGGACTCGGCTTTGCCACCAGAAGGCAGCCCCCAGTCGCACGATGAGCGCGACAGCCAGAATGGCCGCGAGCACCCAGCGAGTACGAATTCCGGGGAGCATGAAGTGGCCTCGCACAAAAAAATCGGGAGCCCCGAGTGGGCTCGCGCGCGAGGAATCGTAGAAGAAATGGAGTTTAG
Above is a window of Anatilimnocola aggregata DNA encoding:
- a CDS encoding ArnT family glycosyltransferase — encoded protein: MLPGIRTRWVLAAILAVALIVRLGAAFWWQSRVPAGQRFGFPDSESYWQLGQTIAAGQPYEFGPERYRVFRTPGYPLLLSVLFVAGGHDVSVMSGRFLSALLGTLTVALAAALAWQMFDDRTALLTALAVTVYPEAIAQSVFVLSEAPFTPLMIAQLIAWLAAWRASSRRDVVIYSLLAGVAAGVATLMRPSWLLFTPFALGIGIVLTVERVKQLQIGVLMMVGLALTMSPWWYYTYSVAGRFVPTSLQVGASLYDGLSPIATGASDMRFVPEYERLQKQLDAANLPPANQLFEDRLDQRLQRDSVAWITANPQRALQLAGIKFLRIWSPLPNAAEFRSNKLRLVLMISYLPAMILAAIGLWRSRSHGWPVWLLLLPAIYFTSLHMIFVSSIRYRQPAMVPLLILSAVAVSWLITTVRRPPTTSSTSNS